The following is a genomic window from Apodemus sylvaticus chromosome 10, mApoSyl1.1, whole genome shotgun sequence.
GTATAGTGAGAATCACCTTGACAGGCCAGGCTCTTAGTTATCTCCCTCCCGCTCCCTTCCCCAGAACACCTGTGCAAGACATGTCCCACCCCAGGAGGCCACGCAAGCCAAGATGAACAAGGTGGACGGGTCCATCCTTAGCCGACTCTATAGAAACCACATCCAGGTAGGTACGGAACCCTGGCAGACCTTTATCCTTGATGCTATGGGAAGGTCATGGGCAGGCAACCCTAGAGAGCAAGCCTCAAACCTGACAAATTCACCTTCACAAGAGcccagaagcaagaggatcctCAATTCACactgagagaggcagacagatagatggtGAAGCACTCAGCTCCAGAGAGCTGAGAGAGAACTTGGGGCAACTAGCCAATCCGACACAAGGTAGTGTGTCAGCCTACCAAACTGTGCACCCACCAGGCACATGCCCCTGGGGGGGATCTGAGAAATAAGTGGAGCATGGCTGCGAAATCACACAAGACCAATGCAGTGAGTGTCTGGGAGGATGGGGAACAGGGAGGACTCGTGTCCCTTCCTGCTGATTGATGGGACCCTTCTGTGTCCTTCTCTAGGATTATGGGAGCCCTGGCCCATTCTGGGAGCAAGAGCTGGAGAGTTTGCACCATGTTATTGAGATGAAGAATGAGCGAATTCATGAGCTCGAGAAGCAGCTGCTCCTCCTGGAGATGCTGGTCAGTGCTGGGCCCGCAGCTCGATGCTGCTGCTTCTGGGCATTGCCGGTTCCAGTTtattccccacccctgcccctcatCCCACCCCTGCCAGCTTGGCTCTGCCATTCTTGCAGGAGTCAGGCAGTGACTCTTTGTCACCTGACTCCTGTGGTTTCTTGGGCCCTCTGGTTGCTGTAACTAGGGCAGCACTGGGCCCCAGCAGCCTGGCTCCTCAGTAGGGATGGCAACTGTCACACTTCAGGCAGAGGCTAAAAAGAGGTGAGGCCCACAGGCCAGGCAGACAAGGAGGCTAGCCTTAGTAAAGGTGCAACTGGGGAGCTAAGGCCCTTTGAAGTTCTGGAACTGAGGTCTCAGAATCCTGGGGCAGCGTCACCCTTAGGATCTGTCAACTTGTGGacttggtttgtttgggtttttatttgcttggttgactgactgattgattgattgattgattgattgattgattgattgattttgtgtATGTCTGGATGTGTGAGTGTTTGTCATGGCATACACTTAAAGGAAGTCAGATGACAGCTTGCAGGAGTGAGTTTTTTCCTTTCACTATGCCAgtttctgggattgaactcagattgtccaGCTTGGCAGGAAACACCCTTtgcccccttctcccccttctcctctttccccccttctcccccttgTCCTCTTTGCCCCCAGCTACCTTTTTTaaaacccttttttaaaaaaaaaaattaagatttattttcattttgtgtgtgtgagtgtttggccTTCATGTATGGCTGTGCACCCCATGTACACTGGGGCCAGAAAGAAGGTATTGTATCTCAggaactggtgttacagacagttatgagaagccatgtgggtgctgggaatcaacccGGGGTCCTCTGAatgagcagccagtactcttagccactgagccatctccccaggcctgccTACCTGAGCCATCCTAccagcactgtttttttttttttgttgtttttaaatactcTTCAGTAACAAAAGCCAAGTGGACGGTCCATCTTAACTCTGACCTTGTCTCCAGTTAGCTTCTTGCTCCATAAAGCAAAATGCTAATCTGGAATGAAGTAGTGTCCAGGGGAGAGGTGATGGTGCCCACTGTGCTAAGAGTGAGTGAACCACTCCATGCCAAGCTCCTTGGTttgttacagaaagaaaaaaatctgatctTAGCATTGAAAAACACCACCCTGCGGCAGGAGGTTGAGGACCTACAATTCCAAGCTGGGAACCGGGTGGCCGTGTCAAGGTAGCCATCCCCCTTCCTGCCACCCCCATCCTTCTGCCAAAGCCTCCAGCTGGGAGGGACCTGGAAGAGCCTGGGGACTGGAATGACAAGTGGCCCCAGGACCTGTCTTGGGAACGTGACTCCTCTCTCCCTGGGAGTAGGGAAGCCCTGTTTTTCAACATgagaaacaggaaacaggaaacaatCTACCTAGGCAGGCATGCGTGGAACAAATCGGTCCCGAGGCTTTGTAAGTGGGTGCTGATGTCCCGTGTCACAGGCTGTTGAATATGTGACATATTTTCTGGTGGAATCCTCCTCCAGATCCCCATTTGCTGGCAAGGAATCCGAAACACCATGCCACCCCATGTAACCCAGCTAGGCAGGGAGGCTCAGCCCAGAGCCACCCAGAGTTCCAACCTGTGAGATTTGGCACTTGAACAACAAAGAAAATCACCCCTCACATACAGACAGGAAGCTGGGATTGGGGGAAACACCTTGGAGAGAGAGATGATGACTCCCCccagggaaggcttcctggagggaCAGGTTGGTTCAAGTAATAGTCACTCCATCAGGAAACCCCTGCTCTGTCTGTACCACAGGCAGCTCCGGAAAGACCTACTTCAGGACCTCGAAAAGGAGTCACAGGATGGCCACTGCTGCAGCAGACGGAGGAGCCATTGAACCATCTGAGTCCTTGAGGCCAGCACCTCCTCCATCTTACCTGATGCACCTCAAAGGTGCCTTCCATGTAAAGGTGCAGGGCCTGGGCCCACTGTGGTTTCCAGACTCACCACTCCCTCCAAAGACTCTGTGGAGAAGAGAGCAAGAGTTACTCCATTCTTCTCCCAGGATGGATGaggtgggaggaagagggaaactgCTACAgagctgatgggggggggggttgggccCCAAGGCCTCTCCAAGAAGTGCCTTCCCTTAGTCGTTCCAGGGAACAGCAGGTAGTTATCTTCCTCCCTTGGCTCTGTCCTCAGGAGGGCATTCAAGACTTCTCCCGTGGCAGCTGGAGCCATTTGTACCATTGGACAAACTGGGGGCAACCCCAATCCCAGATCATCAGCCTTGCTGACAGTTCACCAATGTATCAAGTTCTTAGTGCCACACCCAGAACTCTGACTCAGAGAAAAACTGTAGAAGACACACtccaagaaaaaggaacacaGTATTGTTTTTAATGAGTGGGATGTCAACACgtagcctgaccttgaactcaaagtcactctgcctcagcctcctgagtgctgggaacatagtgggcatgtgccaccacatccagccagATAAAGGGTTGAATTTGCTCTAGAGCTAAGCACTGTTACTATTTTTAAGCATATTTATCTAGGGTCTTaatgtgaaaattaattttttttgttaaaataaaactctattttcatgttcttttcaGTGAGGGTATATTTTATTCTCTGTGGTCTTGGTCACCTTCCTGTCGCTGtaataaaacaccctgacaaaagcaGCATAAGGGAGGAGGGGCTTATTTCAGCTTAGGGTTCTTGAGGGATAGAGTTCATCATGGTGGCAGGAACTTGAGGCCTCATAGTCACAGGACATCAGCAATCAGAAAACCAAGGGCAAGGCTATTAAACCTAAAGGCCCACACACCCCCATCAACTTCCTCCTGTAATGAAGAGGCCTAGAGGTTCCAAAACTTTCTCAAACAGCGCCACCACCTGGAGACCATGCATTTAACACATGCGAATCTATGGGGGTATGTCCTATTCAAAACACATTTGTCAGGAGGCGCTAATCCTCTCCTGTGGTGTGTTCTTAGAAGGTATGTCTTATATTTTCTTCAGTGtggggcagtggttctcaacatatGGGTTGAGACCAATTGGAgtagtcacatatcagatatcttgcatattaGATGTTTATAATTcttaagagtagcaaaattacagtgatgaagtagcaacaaaatgattttatggttggaggtcactaccacatgagaaactgtattaaagggtcacagctttaggaaggttgagaaccactagcgTTAAGGTATTTAGGTAGGTTAATGTTCTGAGCATCCCCTAAAGAATGCTAATTGAAATATCTTGTGTAGCCATCTTTGAATAGAGCATCTTTTTTATACTGAATTTGTCAGAAGAGTCGCCTCTGGTGTGCTGCAGAAGGGGTcttatacacttaaaaaaaagatttgtttttatttatgttcatgtgtgtgcctctgtgtgagggtgtgccacatgtgtgcaggtgcctatgAAACCCagaactggatcctctggaactgtgcAGTCAAGAATGGTAAGTCACCTGATATGGGTGattgggtgatgggaactgaactaaggtcctttggaagagcagcaagtgctcttaattgtgtgtgtgtgtgtgtgtggtgtgtgtgttgggtggatGTATGCAATGCATGTGGAGACTAGCCCTGGAGATGGTAGAATATGAGCAGAGAAGTGGTCCCGCCATGGTAAGGAAGAGGCTTTGAGGAAAAGGCCAACCAAAGTCTCTAGACCTGACttctccaggacagcaaggaaagtccctttcttccctccccacccccaccccaccccaccccaccccaccccaccccaccctccaccagCCGTTGAGAGCGGAGCCTTTCAGAGTCCTGCTCAGAAAAGAAACAGGGATATGGCCCAGAAAGGAGAGACTAGGAAGAAGCACTGGGATCACAGAAGGGTCACAGGGAGGGGCTAGGACAGAAATAAGTGAGTGTAGCTCTGGGAGGAGGTGAGATTTGCGCGGCTGTCACGATTCCTCTGcagaatttttaaagtttattttaggtgtatggggttttgtttttgttttgttgttgttgttgttgttgttgttgttgtggggtgttttttttgttttttggggtttttttggtttttgggggttttttgccTGCCAAGCTTTCTTGATGGTTATGAGCTAATAAAGTGtgaggttctgggaatcaaacttagttcctctggaagagcagctagtgtgcttaactgctgagccacctttccagcccttCTGCATAATTTGTGAGAGAAGAAAGCTTTTAaatttgttggtttgttgagGCAGGACCCCATTCAGTCGAAGTGGCCTCagactcattatgtagctgagaCTAGCCTtcaacttctgaccctcctgcctgggTCTCCTTTCAGGAGCCCATAGAGTccgaagaaggcattggatttcCTGAAGCAGGAGCTGTATATAGGTGGTTGTGATAGCGCTAGAaacacttttaaccactgaaccatctctccaaccctcctaactttttgtttgtttttgttttggagacagagtctctcactatgtagccttggctagcctggaactcactctatagaccaggctgacttcaaagtcatagagatctgcctgcctctgcctcctgagtgctgaaattaaaggcacaaCTATccctaaaaaatgtttttaaataaagggAAATAGTATTTGGTAGCAAGTGATCTGAAATCTGCGTTTCAGTGTCTGTAAGTGACATCTTGGAACACAGCCACGGGTACTGTCTGTGGTTGTGTTTGCACCACAGCAGAAGCTTGGCACACCCAGCCTAAGAGAGTAACAATCTAACTTCATTCAGAAAAAGACAGCTGACACTCGACCTTTGCTTTCAAAGTTCAAGTCCTTTGAAGTGTTTTCACTTACATGGCATAGAACTGTCTCAGAGAGCAAACCCTACAGGGGGAAAAAGAATCACAGGAAACGCTTAGATATCTAAGACTGAGCTGTAGCTCTTGCCTTGCATATACAAAGCCACGGGtttagtccccagcaccacataaacccaGTGAGAGAGACAAAACTCAAGCACTccagaagatcagaagtttaagcTCCTCATTGATTGCAtaatgagtgtgaggccagcctgggctatatgaaactACATCACAAACA
Proteins encoded in this region:
- the Ccdc69 gene encoding coiled-coil domain-containing protein 69 isoform X2, whose product is MGCRHSRHSRHSPGKRAEKVEEAELETLDKEGRILEGNHEEAGQVPQTSNAQEKDALSDCVQEANASLQNTCARHVPPQEATQAKMNKVDGSILSRLYRNHIQDYGSPGPFWEQELESLHHVIEMKNERIHELEKQLLLLEMLAAPERPTSGPRKGVTGWPLLQQTEEPLNHLSP
- the Ccdc69 gene encoding coiled-coil domain-containing protein 69 isoform X1, which produces MGCRHSRHSRHSPGKRAEKVEEAELETLDKEGRILEGNHEEAGQVPQTSNAQEKDALSDCVQEANASLQNTCARHVPPQEATQAKMNKVDGSILSRLYRNHIQDYGSPGPFWEQELESLHHVIEMKNERIHELEKQLLLLEMLKEKNLILALKNTTLRQEVEDLQFQAGNRVAVSRQLRKDLLQDLEKESQDGHCCSRRRSH